One Nitrosopumilus piranensis genomic region harbors:
- a CDS encoding translation initiation factor eIF-1A: MGKRQVKNESALKEIRLPETDEEMFGRVIKMLGGENLLVKCQDKIVRRGRIRGKLKRRVWIRDNDVVIIAPWTFGKEEKGDILWRYTLSQVEWLKQNKHIPLDF, encoded by the coding sequence TTGGGAAAACGACAAGTAAAAAATGAAAGTGCTCTAAAAGAAATCAGACTTCCTGAAACAGATGAAGAGATGTTTGGCAGAGTCATCAAAATGTTAGGGGGAGAAAACCTTCTAGTCAAATGTCAAGATAAAATTGTAAGAAGAGGTCGAATTAGAGGCAAACTAAAGAGAAGAGTTTGGATAAGAGACAACGATGTAGTAATAATTGCACCTTGGACTTTTGGGAAAGAGGAAAAAGGGGACATTTTGTGGAGATACACATTATCTCAAGTTGAATGGTTAAAGCAAAACAAACACATCCCGTTGGATTTTTAG
- a CDS encoding transcription initiation factor IIB, whose amino-acid sequence MVVSTTNSNCLRCGKNSLLTDDVTGEQFCSKCGYVVSEKSNESGPEWRSFSTEGNVNPARAGAPSSLLMHDMGLSTVINPQNKDATGKPLSTSMKSTIERLRTWDSRSQSHAPVDRNLRQALNELSRLKDKIALSANVLEKAAYLYRKALDKKLVRGRSISAMIAASLYAACRDTETPRTLNDISTAANVKRKDIARCYRLLHHELELKMPVVNSIQCISRIASKLELSEKTKRHAVKILQDVQDNKESAGKDPMGLAATALYISCLKNKEAMTQRNLAEAANVTEVTIRNRFKGLKNQQNVDLGI is encoded by the coding sequence ATGGTAGTTTCAACCACAAATTCTAACTGCTTGCGCTGTGGAAAAAATTCTTTGCTAACTGATGATGTTACTGGAGAACAGTTCTGTTCAAAATGTGGGTATGTTGTTTCTGAAAAATCAAATGAATCTGGTCCTGAATGGAGATCTTTTTCAACCGAAGGAAATGTAAATCCTGCAAGAGCCGGTGCCCCTTCTTCTCTTTTGATGCATGATATGGGGTTATCTACCGTAATTAATCCTCAAAATAAGGATGCAACAGGTAAACCGCTTTCTACATCAATGAAAAGCACCATTGAGCGGTTAAGAACCTGGGATAGTAGAAGTCAATCTCATGCCCCTGTTGATAGAAATCTTCGACAAGCTCTTAACGAATTATCTAGATTAAAAGACAAGATTGCACTTTCTGCAAATGTTCTTGAAAAGGCTGCTTATCTGTATCGAAAGGCTTTGGATAAGAAACTAGTTAGAGGCAGATCTATCTCTGCAATGATTGCAGCATCCCTTTATGCTGCATGTCGCGATACAGAAACTCCCAGAACTCTAAATGATATATCTACTGCTGCAAATGTAAAACGAAAAGATATTGCACGATGCTACAGATTGCTCCATCATGAATTGGAACTAAAGATGCCTGTTGTAAACTCAATCCAATGTATTTCAAGAATTGCAAGTAAACTGGAACTCTCAGAAAAAACCAAAAGACATGCAGTAAAAATTCTTCAAGATGTTCAGGATAACAAAGAATCTGCTGGAAAAGACCCTATGGGGCTTGCAGCCACTGCATTGTACATCTCTTGCCTTAAAAATAAGGAAGCCATGACTCAACGAAACCTTGCAGAAGCTGCCAACGTTACAGAAGTTACCATAAGAAATCGATTCAAAGGACTAAAAAACCAACAAAATGTGGATTTGGGTATTTGA